From one Mytilus edulis chromosome 1, xbMytEdul2.2, whole genome shotgun sequence genomic stretch:
- the LOC139516903 gene encoding uncharacterized protein gives MHSAVTAHTEILLKTAVVPVWYHDESVMTNILLDEGAQNSFISQELVEKLHIKPTGIVSMQISAFGGKEGDVRNLEKATLSIETEGKERIPMEVIIVPKIAAPIHMKKRVNINSLPYLRGLQLAHPVTQDEKFSISLLVGADYYWSLVQDEIIRGDGPTAVKSKIGYLLSGPLNTDINTQQWNSTMMNVLVEHKPEECDLQKFWEIESSGLEADSDENTKNVQNLILEYQNSSITFKENKYVAKLPWKPDLPELPTNEYIARRRTQKIIDRLVKDPDMLNLYDKIIKEQEMKDFIEKVPITEIDREHGRIHYIPHHPVKKDSNTTPIRIVYDCSCHGNPDLPSLNDCLSSAPPILNKLTSILTRFRLGKYGITTDIKKAFLQVRLDNEDRDATRLFWLSDLNDPTSELIVYRFKVVLFGATCSPFILNATLLKHLSMNPSKVASILQEDLYVDNILSSMDSEEAAIKYFNESRELLKQGGFNLRSWMSNSDKLRDLALSEKVLDSDKETKILGMRWDAESDPISFAETKQLKMDTQLTKRELLRQSSAIYDPLGLLGPITIRAKTLIQDLWKKGYAWDKTLPKEIENEWTDVKNDILQITTKLQIQRYYFANEDEETSESTLHIFVDASQKAYGASVYLSKGTGSTLVIAKNRVAPLKLITLPKLELMAAVIGARLSKDVIKNLGIKRAVFWIESQIVLHWLTSSKSLNKFVKNRVSEIKELTETHEWKYVPTEMNPADLQTRGLTASQFEDSRLWMNGPQWLTDECKSGQDMWK, from the coding sequence ATGCATTCTGCAGTTACAGCACATACCGAAATTCTATTGAAAACCGCCGTAGTGCCCGTATGGTACCATGATGAAAGTGTTATGACTAACATTCTACTCGATGAAGGCGCCCAGAATTCATTTATTTCTCAAGAACTAGTAGAGAAACTCCATATCAAACCAACTGGTATAGTAAGCATGCAAATTTCTGCATTTGGCGGGAAAGAAGGTGATGTACGCAACCTGGAGAAAGCAACATTATCCATTGAGACCGAAGGAAAAGAAAGAATTCCAATGGAAGTAATTATTGTTCCAAAAATTGCCGCACCGATACATATGAAGAAACGAGTAAACATTAACAGCTTGCCCTATTTACGAGGATTACAACTTGCCCACCCAGTTACGCAGGATGAAAAGTTTTCCATTTCACTTCTCGTTGGAGCAGACTACTACTGGTCTTTAGTACAAGATGAAATTATTCGAGGTGACGGACCAACAGCTGTTAAATCTAAAATAGGCTATTTGCTATCAGGACCACTGAACACAGATATCAACACTCAACAATGGAACTCTACGATGATGAATGTCTTAGTTGAGCACAAACCCGAGGAGTGCGATTTACAGAAATTTTGGGAAATTGAGTCGAGCGGATTAGAGGCGGATTCTgatgaaaacacaaaaaatgtacaaaacctaATACTTGAGTACCAAAACTCTAGCATAAcatttaaggaaaataaatatgtCGCAAAACTACCATGGAAACCAGATCTTCCCGAGTTACCCACTAATGAATATATAGCAAGAAGGAGGACCCAGAAGATTATAGATAGGTTGGTTAAAGATCCGGATATGTTAAATCTATACGACAAGATTATCAAAGAACAGGAGATGAAAGACTTCATAGAAAAGGTACCCATTACAGAAATAGATCGCGAGCATGGAAGAATCCACTACATACCACACCATCCCGTTAAGAAAGATTCAAACACGACCCCTATTAGGATTGTATATGACTGCAGTTGCCATGGAAATCCAGATTTACCCAGCCTTAATGACTGCCTATCTTCAGCACCACCCATTTTAAATAAGTTGACAAGCATTCTTACAAGATTTAGATTAGGAAAATATGGCATCACAACGGACATAAAAAAAGCATTTTTACAAGTAAGACTTGACAATGAAGACCGAGACGCCACACGTTTGTTTTGGTTGTCCGATTTAAATGACCCAACAAGTGAGTTGATTGTGTACAGATTCAAAGTTGTTCTTTTTGGAGCAACGTGTTCGCCGTTTATTTTAAACGCAACATTACTGAAACATTTATCCATGAATCCGAGCAAAGTAGCTTCAATTCTACAAGAAGATCTATATGTTGACAATATACTATCTAGCATGGACTCAGAAGAAGCCGCAATTAAATACTTCAATGAATCCAGAGAATTGCTAAAACAAGGAGGCTTCAATTTACGGTCATGGATGTCCAACAGCGACAAACTCAGAGATTTAGCCCTATCAGAAAAAGTATTGGATTCAGACAAGGAGACAAAAATATTGGGAATGCGCTGGGATGCAGAATCAGATCCAATCAGCTTTGccgaaacaaaacaattaaagatgGACACACAGTTGACAAAACGTGAACTTTTGAGACAGTCTTCCGCTATATATGACCCGTTAGGACTACTCGGACCGATAACAATTAGAGCAAAAACACTTATTCAAGACCTTTGGAAAAAAGGATATGCATGGGACAAGACACTACCAAAAGAAATTGAAAACGAATGGACCGATGTGAAGAATGACATCTTACAGATAACTACGAAACTTCAAATACAGAGATACTATTTTGCAAACGAGGACGAAGAAACTAGCGAGTCTACTCTACACATTTTTGTTGATGCAAGTCAGAAAGCATACGGAGCTTCTGTTTACTTGAGTAAAGGCACAGGGTCGACACTTGTTATCGCGAAGAACCGTGTTGCACCGTTAAAATTAATAACTTTACCAAAATTAGAATTAATGGCTGCAGTGATTGGAGCACGACTCTCAAAAGATGTAATCAAAAACTTAGGAATCAAAAGAGCAGTATTTTGGATCGAGAGCCAAATAGTTCTACATTGGCTCACCTCATCGAAATCATTAAACAAGTTTGTAAAAAATCGTGTTAGTGAAATTAAAGAACTAACTGAAACTCATGAATGGAAATATGTACCCACAGAAATGAACCCAGCTGACTTACAAACACGTGGATTGACTGCATCGCAATTTGAAGATTCGAGATTATGGATGAATGGACCCCAGTGGTTAACGGACGAGTGTAAATCTGGACAGGACATGTGGAAATAA
- the LOC139516184 gene encoding uncharacterized protein, with protein sequence MSSKLKTVRAAHRRAVIKLLKKSDPTEEPQQDVVNLRSMMELIKTKKKTLSDLNEKILESIEEEEDLDEEIEEVDRYELEIQIGITKIEKFIKEVSVCQSKNQSALNPNASDFICNNPSVQEHSNQIIFNSEQTSLSQSSMPTSTVSSHYNKLPKLNLPTFGGNLLEWSAFWDSYNNSVHENPLLSDVQRFNYLKSQLYGEASQCISGMQMTNTNYNQAIQILHERFGQQHKIVNAYMQNLLNLPAPTPGIKGLKSFSDTIESNIRELEGMGRYQESYGSL encoded by the coding sequence ATGAGTTCGAAACTCAAAACCGTACGAGCCGCACATAGACGAGCAGTAATAAAACTACTGAAAAAATCAGACCCGACAGAAGAACCGCAACAAGATGTTGTCAACCTCAGATCCATGATGGAGCTTATCAAAACCAAGAAGAAGACATTGTCTGACCTCAATGAGAAGATTTTAGAATCtattgaagaagaagaagacctcGACGAAGAAATTGAAGAAGTTGACAGATACGAGTTAGAGATTCAAATTGGAATAACGAAAATTGAAAAGTTCATAAAAGAAGTAAGTGTTTGTCAGTCTAAAAATCAATCAGCTCTTAACCCTAATGCATCAGATTTTATATGCAATAACCCCAGCGTGCAAGAGCATTCTAACCAGATAATTTTCAACTCAGAGCAAACAAGCCTAAGCCAGTCAAGCATGCCCACCTCGACAGTGTCAAGTCATTATAACAAATTGCCTAAACTCAACTTGCCAACTTTCGGCGGAAATCTATTGGAATGGTCAGCCTTTTGGGATTCCTATAATAATTCCGTACATGAAAATCCTTTATTGAGTGACGTGCAacgatttaattatttaaaatcgcAACTTTATGGAGAAGCTAGCCAGTGTATTTCGGGAATGCAAATGACTAATACAAACTATAATCAAGCAATACAAATTCTACACGAGAGATTtggccaacaacacaaaatagtaaacgCATACATGCAAAATTTGCTAAATTTGCCTGCACCAACGCCCGGAATTAAGGGACTGAAATCGTTCAGTGACACAATAGAAAGTAATATACGTGAATTAGAAGGAATGGGTCGATATCAGGAATCGTACGGAAGCCTATAA